The Kordia sp. SMS9 genome window below encodes:
- a CDS encoding DNA polymerase beta superfamily protein: protein MTLSELKKSGHIIFECISGSRAYGLDTPTSDTDIRGVFVLPKSMYYSLDYIDQINDETNDTVYYELQKFISLCAKNNPNILELLNVSEDCILYKNPLFDNIKLDTFLSKQCEKSFANYAFTQIKKARGLEKKIVNPMEKERKSVLDFCFVYENDTSIPLKDFLIDKNIQQEHCGIANIPHLKDCHNLYHNENIPYKGIIKSELANELALSSIPKEETTIGMLFHNKDSYSSYCKKYKEYWNWVEKRNDERYKTTVSHGKNYDSKNMMHTFRLLRMAKEIATEKTIHVKRPDREFLLDVKHGKYEYDELVTWATELKTELERLYANSTLPKRPDIEKINNLLINIRTDFYTKNP, encoded by the coding sequence ATGACACTCTCAGAACTCAAGAAATCAGGACATATCATCTTTGAATGTATCAGTGGAAGTCGCGCGTACGGATTAGACACGCCAACTTCCGATACCGATATTCGTGGTGTTTTTGTATTGCCAAAATCCATGTATTATTCACTCGACTATATTGATCAAATTAATGATGAAACGAATGATACTGTATATTATGAATTGCAAAAATTCATTTCATTATGCGCCAAAAATAATCCTAACATCTTAGAATTACTGAATGTTTCGGAAGATTGTATTTTATACAAAAATCCGTTGTTTGACAACATTAAATTAGATACATTTCTATCCAAACAATGCGAAAAATCGTTTGCAAACTATGCGTTTACTCAAATCAAAAAAGCACGTGGATTGGAAAAGAAAATAGTCAATCCAATGGAAAAAGAACGCAAATCTGTGTTGGACTTTTGTTTTGTGTATGAAAATGACACTTCCATTCCTTTAAAGGATTTTTTGATTGATAAAAACATCCAACAAGAACACTGTGGTATTGCAAACATTCCGCATCTAAAAGATTGTCACAACCTATATCACAACGAAAATATTCCCTACAAAGGAATCATCAAAAGTGAACTTGCAAACGAATTGGCATTGAGTTCTATCCCAAAAGAAGAAACGACAATTGGAATGCTATTTCACAATAAAGACAGTTATTCTAGTTATTGCAAAAAGTACAAGGAATATTGGAATTGGGTCGAAAAACGAAATGATGAACGTTACAAAACAACGGTTTCTCATGGAAAAAATTACGATTCCAAAAACATGATGCATACGTTTCGTTTGTTGCGCATGGCAAAAGAAATTGCAACTGAAAAAACGATTCACGTAAAGCGCCCAGATCGTGAATTTTTATTAGATGTAAAACATGGAAAATATGAATATGATGAATTGGTGACTTGGGCAACAGAATTAAAAACAGAATTGGAAAGACTATATGCAAATTCAACATTGCCAAAACGTCCTGATATAGAAAAAATTAATAATTTACTCATTAACATTAGAACCGATTTTTACACTAAAAACCCGTGA
- a CDS encoding SDR family NAD(P)-dependent oxidoreductase, which yields MEHNEQTYNFSQQEWETCLKVLHALKENPFENPDNKQFGTLITKISKKAKKANRKDTFSTKRQEDLETILHSEISKNALQNKTIYQDEKKSQHSFTKLNVPKNCYCCNTSFTFAHSFYNRLCPTCAELNYENRFKNLDLSNRKVILTGGRVKIGYATALKMLRFHAHVTVTTRFPATALDLFRQEKDYESWKDNLVIYGLDLRNLKSVENFIHYYKNTHKTLDILINNAAQTIKYTDQYYTPLIAREQQLALEFSGQQNLIANETPVANVKLLNNHVEKSFLELNRFGQPIDTRSKNSWNATLEEISMQELIEVNLINQISPYFIIKELLPLLKNSSFPKKHIINVTSSEGQFSYNNKTMFHPHTNMTKAALNMMSLTAAKTFEKDNIYMNAIDVGWVSTGANETLRKQQFEKGYIPPLDPVDGASRIVHPIYENEENNTIFTGKLLKNYCIVDW from the coding sequence ATGGAACATAACGAACAAACCTATAATTTTTCGCAACAAGAATGGGAAACGTGCTTAAAAGTATTGCATGCGCTCAAAGAAAATCCGTTTGAAAATCCAGATAACAAACAATTTGGAACACTCATCACGAAGATTTCTAAAAAGGCAAAAAAGGCAAATCGGAAAGATACATTTTCAACCAAAAGACAAGAAGATTTAGAAACGATCTTACATAGTGAAATCTCTAAAAATGCTTTGCAAAACAAGACCATTTATCAAGACGAAAAAAAATCGCAACACTCGTTTACAAAACTGAATGTTCCAAAAAATTGTTATTGCTGTAATACTTCGTTCACTTTTGCACATTCGTTCTACAACCGTTTGTGTCCAACCTGCGCTGAACTCAATTATGAAAACCGGTTCAAAAATCTCGATCTATCAAATCGCAAGGTAATCTTAACAGGCGGACGTGTAAAAATTGGCTATGCAACAGCGTTGAAAATGCTACGTTTTCATGCACATGTAACGGTAACAACACGTTTTCCTGCAACTGCTTTAGACTTATTTCGCCAAGAAAAAGATTATGAATCTTGGAAAGATAACTTAGTCATATACGGATTGGATTTACGAAATCTAAAATCGGTTGAAAACTTCATTCACTATTACAAAAACACACACAAAACGCTCGATATTCTCATCAATAATGCAGCGCAAACGATCAAATATACCGACCAATACTACACACCATTAATTGCGAGAGAACAACAATTGGCATTAGAATTTTCTGGTCAGCAAAACTTAATCGCGAATGAAACACCTGTGGCGAATGTGAAATTATTGAACAATCATGTAGAAAAAAGTTTCTTGGAACTCAATCGTTTTGGACAACCTATTGACACTCGTTCAAAAAATAGCTGGAATGCTACTTTGGAAGAAATCTCCATGCAGGAATTGATTGAAGTCAACTTGATCAATCAAATTTCGCCGTACTTTATCATCAAAGAATTGTTGCCATTGTTGAAAAATTCTAGCTTTCCTAAAAAACACATCATCAATGTCACTTCTTCGGAAGGACAATTCAGTTACAACAACAAAACTATGTTTCATCCGCACACCAATATGACCAAAGCGGCTTTAAACATGATGTCGTTAACCGCGGCAAAAACCTTTGAAAAAGATAACATTTACATGAACGCTATAGATGTTGGTTGGGTTTCTACAGGAGCAAACGAAACCTTACGAAAACAACAATTTGAAAAAGGATACATTCCGCCACTTGATCCTGTGGATGGCGCTTCAAGAATCGTACATCCTATCTATGAAAATGAAGAAAACAATACTATCTTTACAGGAAAGTTATTAAAAAACTACTGTATTGTAGATTGGTAA